One genomic region from Nilaparvata lugens isolate BPH chromosome 3, ASM1435652v1, whole genome shotgun sequence encodes:
- the LOC111043330 gene encoding uncharacterized protein LOC111043330: protein MVPAKKCSLNKRLVFLFIFGILVVWIVLQIDIEENSLEGDVVEPHFQPTEMTLKVSEFMINTKGCRIPAMEPFDSSIKQFVFEDDPIICETEKYPPIVNSNVTHVYLDAGAISAFNLTNLTCCYTPFWRVEADESEVVDGVAYRDIDTYFRYHNNCIEFEDAEKIENYEFIRVTCTSENRTFVDYHSFTPLKDHMKRKKKDIEPDHLNVMIIGVDAVSRLNLHRQMPVTLDYLKSKLNVVEMFGYNKVADNTFPNLVPVLSGLTEQELGETCWPTPKSTFDNCQFLWKNFSDSGYITCFAEDASWMGIFNYLKFSFWKQPTDYYWRVFNKKAEDEIGHQKRMNANLCIGRRLTAEVLLDYAEKFYISTIGNRSFSLIWGSSLSHDFLNLPKFGDEYYRGFLERLASKGVFNTSVLVFMSDHGIRWGDIRNTYQGHLEERLPCLYFSFPEWFRKKYAVAIRNLKYNSRRLTTPFDLHETLLHLLHPDQLTEKSLRRRIDHLRNDVVKPRGISLFLPISPERTCAEAGVTEHWCSCHQTESAALNDTTVVAASNSVVTYMNGLIQQFKQCAKLQLHRVMSARLERTLPHIKNSDQGVQDYIVTLEVRPGGGTFEATVRHGSNNTFNLMGTVSRTNTYGKHKSCMDNYHLELYCYCL, encoded by the exons AGATGACACTAAAAGTCTCGGAGTTCATGATTAACACAAAAGGATGTAGAATTCCAGCAATGGAGCCTTTCGACTCATCTATAAAGCAATTTGTTTTCGAGGATGACCCAATCATTTGTGAGACGGAAAAGTATCCTCCCATTGTCAATTCGAATGTCACCCATGTTTATCTGGATGCTGGTGCTATTTCTGCCTTCAATCTAACAAATCTCACATGTTGTTATACGCCATTTTGGAGAGTGGAGGCTGATGAGTCAGAAGTAGTCGACGGAGTTGCTTACCGCGACATTGACACTTATTTTAG gTACCACAATAACTGTATAGAGTTTGAAGATgctgagaaaatagaaaattatgagTTCATCAGAGTTACTTGCACGTCAGAGAACAGAACATTCGTCGATTATCACTCATTCACGCCATTGAAAGATCATatgaaaaggaaaaagaaggatATTGAGCCCGATCACCTAAATGTGATGATCATTGGAGTGGACGCTGTATCCAGGCTGAATCTACATCGGCAAATGCCTGTCACTTTGGATTATCTAAAGAGTAAATTGAACGTGGTTGAAATGTTTGGATATAACAAAGTAGCTGATAACACATTCCCAAATTTGGTTCCTGTCTTATCTGGCCTCACAGAACAAGAGCTGGGTGAAACTTGCTGGCCTACACCGAAATCCACTTTCGATAATTGTCAATTTCTGTGGAAGAATTTCAGCGATTCAGGTTACATCACGTGTTTCGCGGAAGATGCATCATGGATGGGAATCTTCAACTACCTTAAATTTTCTTTCTGGAAACAGCCCACCGATTATTATTGGAGAGTTTTCAATAAGAAAGCTGAAGACGAAATTGGTCATCAAAAACGTATGAATGCTAACCTTTGTATAGGACGTAGATTGACTGCTGAAGTATTGCTAGATTATGCGGAAAAATTCTATATATCTACCATAGGGAATCGTAGTTTTAGTTTAATTTGGGGCTCTAGTCTTTCACACGATTTTTTAAACCTGCCCAAGTTTGGCGATGAATACTATAGAGGGTTTTTAGAGAGACTTGCCAGTAAGGGTGTTTTTAATACCTCCGTTCTAGTTTTTATGAGTGATCATGGTATAAGGTGGGGTGATATTAGAAATACTTATCAAGGTCACTTAGAGGAAAGGTTAccatgtttatatttcagttttccGGAGTGGTTTAGGAAAAAATATGCAGTAGCTATTAGAAATCTGAAGTACAATAGTCGTAGATTGACAACCCCATTCGATCTGCATGAAACACTGCTACACCTGCTCCACCCAGATCAATTGACAGAGAAATCTCTGCGAAGAAGGATTGATCACTTGAGAAATGATGTTGTGAAGCCTAGAGGCATCAGTCTGTTCCTGCCGATATCACCGGAAAGAACGTGTGCAGAGGCGGGAGTGACCGAGCACTGGTGTTCGTGCCATCAAACTGAGTCAGCTGCTCTGAATGACACGACAGTCGTCGCCGCCAGTAACTCTGTGGTCACTTACATGAATGGCCTCATTCAACAGTTCAAGCAGTGTGCCAAACTCCAGCTACACAGAGTGATGAGTGCCCGGTTGGAGCGGACTTTGCCACATATTAAAAACTCGGACCAAGGAGTGCAAGATTACATAGTGACGCTTGAAGTGAGACCAGGAGGGGGAACGTTTGAGGCGACTGTCCGCCATGGCTCCAACAACACATTCAACCTGATGGGCACAGTCAGTCGAACCAATACTTATGGCAAACACAAATCATGTATGGATAATTATCATCTTGAACTATACTGTTATTGCTTGTAG